A genomic window from Salvelinus namaycush isolate Seneca chromosome 21, SaNama_1.0, whole genome shotgun sequence includes:
- the LOC120066091 gene encoding cation channel sperm-associated protein 2-like isoform X1, producing the protein MNDVITAERYSYRQMGTQEPPSMDLPSYNSHNERDKSTNEKFLPRAEVVRSKLIQSFYLLDQLQEEQRGSPKYCTNDVLDEENYTSLMGKDTHQLVRFEISPQRGSTITMDRRRQGRLENLHANYPPLNMFAHWILESKIFMNIIVILIILNTIVLEIQAEVFDNMDPKLEIVKLVLEMLDWSILAIFFLEILLKWLDNFWNFWKSTWNIFDFAVTMLSVIPEIVKVFKGVDTDDLEIVALLKKFRILRSLKIISKFRQIRLIVLAISKAFKAMTFIFLLLLVFAYIFAVVGVILFESYTRSNVEGLVYNMNFKDIYNSFITLFILFTMDHWYALLADTRKVPELDKAICGLYIILWLLIGSFVFRNIFVGIMVNNFQAIRSDLSKEVQQIEIQAKADLFKAEIIKRRISHSKFAGLSKVAEDGEESFSTEDLLKFTRCNIPEKDWESYVEENMKVMQEQEEDEKVTWPRDSLFRYFELLELLQHNLDERKRLQNVAVQALLNLHDS; encoded by the exons ATGAACGATGTAATAACAG CTGAACGGTATTCATATAGACAAATGGGGACACAG GAGCCCCCCTCCATGGATCTTCCCTCCTACAACAGCCATAATGAGAGGGACAAGTCAACCAATGAGAAGTTCCTTCCCAGAGCAGAGGTGGTCAGGTCCAAACTCATCCAGAGCTTCTATCTGCTGGACCAGTTacaggaggagcagagaggaagccCCAAATACTGCACCAATGATGTTTTAG ACGAGGAGAACTACACCAGTCTGATGGGGAAGGACACACACCAGCTGGTGCGTTTCGAGATCTCCCCCCAGAGGGGCAGCACCATCACCATGGACCGCCGTCGCCAGGGACGACTGGAGAACCTCCATGCCAACTATCCGCCCTTGAACATGTTTGCCCACTGGATTCTAGAGA GTAAAATATTTATGAATATCATTGTCATCCTCATCATTCTGAACACCATTGTATTGGAGATACAAGCAG AGGTGTTTGACAACATGGACCCCAAGCTGGAGATTGTGAAACTGGTTCTGGAAATGTTGGACTGGAGCATCCTGGCCATCTTCTTCCTGGAGATCCTATTGAAGTGGTTGGACAACTTCTGGAACTTCTGGAAAAGCACCTGGAATATCTTTGATTTTGCTGTTACCATGCTG tcTGTTATACCAGAGATCGTGAAGGTCTTCAAAGGGGTGGACACTGACGACTTGGAGATTGTGGCACTCCTAAAGAAGTTCCGTATCCTCCGCTCCCTGAAAATTATCTCTAAATTCAGGCAGATCCGCCTTATCGTGTTGGCCATCTCCAAAGCTTTCAAG gctaTGACCTTCATCTTCTTACTGCTGCTGGTGTTTGCTTATATCTTCGCTGTGGTTGGAGTCATCCTGTTCGAGAGTTACACTCGCTCCAACGTCGAGGGCCTGGTCTACAATATGAACTTTAA AGATATCTACAACTCCTTCATCACCCTCTTCATCCTCTTCACCATGGATCACTGGTACGCTCTGCTCGCAGACACCCGCAAAGTTCCAGAACTGGACAAAGCCATATGTGGCCTATACATCATCCTCTGGCTCCTCATAGGCTCCTTCGTATTCCGCAATATCTTCGTGGGTATTATGG TGAATAACTTCCAGGCCATCCGGAGTGACCTCTCTAAAGAGGTACAGCAGATTGAGATCCAGGCCAAAGCTGATCTCTTTAAAGCTGAGATCATAAAGAG GAGGATAAGTCATTCGAAATTTGCCGG GCTGAGCAAAGTGGCAGAGGATGGTGAAGAGTCATTTTCCACTGAGGATCTACTAAAGTTTACAAGATGTAATATTCCAGAAAAAG ACTGGGAGTCGTACGTGGAGGAGAACATGAAGGTGAtgcaggagcaggaggaggacgAGAAGGTCACCTGGCCCCGGGATTCCCTTTTCAGGTACTTTGAGCTGCTGGAGTTGCTCCAGCACAACCTGGACGAGAGGAAGAGGCTGCAGAACGTAGCAG TTCAGGCGTTGCTAAACCTGCACGACTCATAG
- the LOC120066091 gene encoding cation channel sperm-associated protein 2-like isoform X2 — protein MDLPSYNSHNERDKSTNEKFLPRAEVVRSKLIQSFYLLDQLQEEQRGSPKYCTNDVLDEENYTSLMGKDTHQLVRFEISPQRGSTITMDRRRQGRLENLHANYPPLNMFAHWILESKIFMNIIVILIILNTIVLEIQAEVFDNMDPKLEIVKLVLEMLDWSILAIFFLEILLKWLDNFWNFWKSTWNIFDFAVTMLSVIPEIVKVFKGVDTDDLEIVALLKKFRILRSLKIISKFRQIRLIVLAISKAFKAMTFIFLLLLVFAYIFAVVGVILFESYTRSNVEGLVYNMNFKDIYNSFITLFILFTMDHWYALLADTRKVPELDKAICGLYIILWLLIGSFVFRNIFVGIMVNNFQAIRSDLSKEVQQIEIQAKADLFKAEIIKRRISHSKFAGLSKVAEDGEESFSTEDLLKFTRCNIPEKDWESYVEENMKVMQEQEEDEKVTWPRDSLFRYFELLELLQHNLDERKRLQNVAVQALLNLHDS, from the exons ATGGATCTTCCCTCCTACAACAGCCATAATGAGAGGGACAAGTCAACCAATGAGAAGTTCCTTCCCAGAGCAGAGGTGGTCAGGTCCAAACTCATCCAGAGCTTCTATCTGCTGGACCAGTTacaggaggagcagagaggaagccCCAAATACTGCACCAATGATGTTTTAG ACGAGGAGAACTACACCAGTCTGATGGGGAAGGACACACACCAGCTGGTGCGTTTCGAGATCTCCCCCCAGAGGGGCAGCACCATCACCATGGACCGCCGTCGCCAGGGACGACTGGAGAACCTCCATGCCAACTATCCGCCCTTGAACATGTTTGCCCACTGGATTCTAGAGA GTAAAATATTTATGAATATCATTGTCATCCTCATCATTCTGAACACCATTGTATTGGAGATACAAGCAG AGGTGTTTGACAACATGGACCCCAAGCTGGAGATTGTGAAACTGGTTCTGGAAATGTTGGACTGGAGCATCCTGGCCATCTTCTTCCTGGAGATCCTATTGAAGTGGTTGGACAACTTCTGGAACTTCTGGAAAAGCACCTGGAATATCTTTGATTTTGCTGTTACCATGCTG tcTGTTATACCAGAGATCGTGAAGGTCTTCAAAGGGGTGGACACTGACGACTTGGAGATTGTGGCACTCCTAAAGAAGTTCCGTATCCTCCGCTCCCTGAAAATTATCTCTAAATTCAGGCAGATCCGCCTTATCGTGTTGGCCATCTCCAAAGCTTTCAAG gctaTGACCTTCATCTTCTTACTGCTGCTGGTGTTTGCTTATATCTTCGCTGTGGTTGGAGTCATCCTGTTCGAGAGTTACACTCGCTCCAACGTCGAGGGCCTGGTCTACAATATGAACTTTAA AGATATCTACAACTCCTTCATCACCCTCTTCATCCTCTTCACCATGGATCACTGGTACGCTCTGCTCGCAGACACCCGCAAAGTTCCAGAACTGGACAAAGCCATATGTGGCCTATACATCATCCTCTGGCTCCTCATAGGCTCCTTCGTATTCCGCAATATCTTCGTGGGTATTATGG TGAATAACTTCCAGGCCATCCGGAGTGACCTCTCTAAAGAGGTACAGCAGATTGAGATCCAGGCCAAAGCTGATCTCTTTAAAGCTGAGATCATAAAGAG GAGGATAAGTCATTCGAAATTTGCCGG GCTGAGCAAAGTGGCAGAGGATGGTGAAGAGTCATTTTCCACTGAGGATCTACTAAAGTTTACAAGATGTAATATTCCAGAAAAAG ACTGGGAGTCGTACGTGGAGGAGAACATGAAGGTGAtgcaggagcaggaggaggacgAGAAGGTCACCTGGCCCCGGGATTCCCTTTTCAGGTACTTTGAGCTGCTGGAGTTGCTCCAGCACAACCTGGACGAGAGGAAGAGGCTGCAGAACGTAGCAG TTCAGGCGTTGCTAAACCTGCACGACTCATAG